The segment ATACTAAAGCCTGTAGCACCTACTTGTGAGCCAAACACCTCTAACAAGCCATCATAGCGCCCTCCATTACCTAGCGGGAAGCCACTGCCTGAAGCAAAAATTTCAAATAACATACCTGTGTAATAGCTCATATGACTGGAAAGCGTAAAATCAAAGGCTACATAATCAGCTAAGTCCGCTATGTCAAGTAGTTGAGCAAGCTGCTGCATATATTCTAGTGCATCATTTTTACGCACATATTTTTCAATATCTCGAATTTCCTTAACATGCATGGCTTCTTCAATAAATTGCAGCAAAGCATCGGATTTTGCTTTTGGTAAATCAAATGACTCTACAGCTTCTTCAAATCCTACATAATTGCGTTGAACGAGCAATGTTCTTAAAACGGTTTGTTGCTCTACGCTTTCTGTGTAATCCTGTAAAATACAATTAAGAATACCTGCATGACCAATTGTTACTTTAAATTTTTCTAAATGGAAATGCTTTAACAGCTCCATTGCTGTGACAATCACTTCTGCATCGGCAAAAACAGATTGATCTCCAATTAATTCAATACCCATTTGTTCAAATTCTGCTGGTCGTCCACCTTCTGTTTCCTGCGCTCGAAAGACACTAGCAAAATAAGCAAGACGCAATGGTATCATTTCTTTTAATAATTTGGATGTTGCTACACGAGCAATCGGTGTTGTCATATCAGGTCGTAGCACTAATGTATTTCCTTGACTATCCACTAACTTAAATAAATGAGCATCAGCAATCGCTGAAGCCTTGCCAACTGTATCAAAATACTCTACAGCAGGTGTTTTAATAAATTCATAACCTCTTTTATATAAAAAGTTTCTGCCAGCATGTCTGACTGCCTCTACTTTTTCATATATTTGCGGAAATGTATCACGCATTCCAAGCGGTTTTTCAAACATTTTTATCGACGACATATAGACACTTCCTCGCACTTTAGTTCACTAGAGTATTAGAGAATCAGATTATGAAAGAATTCTAACGTATTTCGCTTCAACCGTCAACGTTATCTACATAAATTATCAAAATCTTAAAACACTTATTATTCTGTTAATTATACACTTTATGGAATGAAAAATTATAGCAAAGAATAACATAATTTCGTTTAAATTTAGCTCATTATTCACAATGGCTAACATTTCAAAGACTTATACCATCACTATCAGCTCTCACTAATTTTAGAGAAACACCTATACTCATGTAGGATTTGTCAAAATATTTTATTGAGAATAAGAATATGTCATTTTTATAACAAAATAATCCACCCTATAAATTTATAATTTTCAGAAAAAAGATAATGATTATCTTTTAAAGCTTAACTCGCACAAATACTGATTATTTAATAAGCTGTTCTCAATAAGGTTACGAATAAATTATAATAATATATTAAATAATCCCCTTTAAATCAAAACGATTCTCAATCTCATTATCATTTAAAACACTGTTATATCAATATTTCAGTTGTTTTTCATCTTCATTCTATTTTTTCTTTTACATTTCAAGAAACTCAATATAGAATAATATTAACACTATAAAAATTACACATTGGAGGGATGTATTATGGCATGTCCATTCGTACAACTTAGCGAGCAAATGATTGTTAGTATTTGTAAAGGGGAGTATTATCCGGGAGATAAAGTAACACTTCATGCATCAGAGGATATTGATGGCACTGCAATTAAATTAACCTTCGTTGAGTCAACTTGCTTAGGTGACCATGATAACTGTGAGTTTAAGCCTGAATACGATACAGCACATGCATAAAAAATTTTTAACTAATAAAAACTCCCCATTTGATAAACAAATTTTATTTTTAAATCTGTCTACCTAGTGGGGAGCATATCATCTTAGAGTCGCGTTTACTTATTTTTTAGGTGTACACCACTCTACAACCTCATGACGCTTACGCTCTGCCATTTGTTCAGCAGTGTAAATAATTCGCATTGGGTTCCCACCTGCCAAACAGCCGGCTGGCACATCCTTATGTACAAGAGTTGCAGCCGACACAATAGCTCCATCACCAATTGTTACTCCTGGTAAAATGGTTGTATTTGCCCCAATCATTACTTCATTGCCAATATGAACATCCCCTAAGCGATATTCCTCAATTAAATACTCATGCGCTAAAATCGTTGTATTAAAACCGATCACTGTATTTTTACCGATAAAAATACGTTCTGGAAACATAGTATCTGGCATCACCATTAAAGCTAATGAAGTTTGCTCACCTATTGTCATCTTTAAAAATGTGCGATAAAGCCAGTTTTTCACACGTAAAAAAGGTGTGAAGCGACCAATTTGAATGATAATGAAACACTTCATCACCTTCCAAAAGGACACCGTGTCATAAATATGCCAAAGCGAATTTGCACCTTCAACACGATAGCGTTCTGTTTTACGTGCCATCTAACCTTACCCCTCTTTCACAATATCCAGTAAATCTGTCATATGCTGTAGCATATAATCAGGTTTAAATTGCTGTAAATAAGCCTCACCTTTAGCAGCCCAAGCAACACCAGCTGCTCTCACCCCTGCATGGTGACCAGCTTCAATATCATGTGAATTATCTCCAATCATAATGGCATCTTCCTTGTCTACACCTAAACGTTCTAAGGCAAGCAGAACAGGCTCTGGATCAGGTTTCACATTTTTCACATCATCTGTACCAATACGCACATCAAATAGCTGTGCTGCACCAAGCACCGAAAGTCCACGATCAATCATATCATTACGCTTTGTGGACACAATGGCTAACCGAATGCCTAATTCCTTTAATTGCTCCAGTGTGGAAACAACATTCGGATATTGTGTAACCAATTCATCATGATGCTCTATATTCCAAGCACGATATTTTGCCATTAAAGCATCCTCTTCACCAGGTGCAATGTCGCTAAATGTCTGTTTAAGTGATGGACCAATAAATTTCAAGCAATCTTTTGGCGAATATTGCCCAGGAAATCGTTCATTTAATACATGCATAAATGTTTGAATAATTAAGTCATTCGTATTCAATAAAGTCCCATCAAAATCGAATAATAATGCTTTTACAGCCATCGTTACATCTCCTTATTTATCATCTAAATATTTCACAACAGGCTTGACCTTTATTCTACGGTAAATAATGGCACCAAGACCTACTACAATGCCAACTACAGATACAACCTGTGCTGAGCGTAAATCACCCACTAAATAGAGGCTATCTGTACGCAAGCCTTCTATATAAAAGCGACCAATTGAATACCAAATTAAATAACCAAAGAATATTTCCCCGCGATGTAGATTCACTTTACGTAATACTAATAAAATAATCAGACCAATTACATTCCATACAGATTCATATAAAAATGTAGGATGTACATATGTCCCTAGTTCCTCAATATACATTTGATTGATAATCCAATCAGGCAGCATCAAATTTTCTAAAAACTCTTTCGATACAGGTCCTCCATAAGCCTCTTGGTTCATAAAGTTACCCCATCGCCCAATAATTTGCCCGATTAGGATACTTGGTGCTGCAATATCCGCAACTCGTAAAAAGCTCACATTTTTAATCCTTGTAAATATGTAGGCTGTCACAAATGCGCCAATTAGCGCTCCATGGATCGCAATACCACCATTCCATATTTCAATGATTTTCCCTGGGTTTTCACTATAATAATCCCAGCGCATTGACACATAGTAAATACGTGCACAAATAATAGAGATAGGTACTGCCCATAACAATAAATCAGCAAGGAAATCTTCAGGTAGTCCTCGCTTTACAGCCTCTCGTTGCCCAACAATATATGCTAAAATAATCCCTGATACAATCAATAATCCATACCAGCGCACTGCAATAGGCCCCAAATGAAAGGCAACAGGGTTAATATCTAATAATAATAAATCCATCTTCTACTCCTCTCCATTATGTGCTGATAGTATATCG is part of the Lysinibacillus sp. FSL K6-0232 genome and harbors:
- a CDS encoding ATP phosphoribosyltransferase regulatory subunit, producing the protein MSSIKMFEKPLGMRDTFPQIYEKVEAVRHAGRNFLYKRGYEFIKTPAVEYFDTVGKASAIADAHLFKLVDSQGNTLVLRPDMTTPIARVATSKLLKEMIPLRLAYFASVFRAQETEGGRPAEFEQMGIELIGDQSVFADAEVIVTAMELLKHFHLEKFKVTIGHAGILNCILQDYTESVEQQTVLRTLLVQRNYVGFEEAVESFDLPKAKSDALLQFIEEAMHVKEIRDIEKYVRKNDALEYMQQLAQLLDIADLADYVAFDFTLSSHMSYYTGMLFEIFASGSGFPLGNGGRYDGLLEVFGSQVGATGFSIRVDRLLETLNEQSNKHPEATVVLFEEEQYATALAKVKALRAAGKLATLQLRSSLVDEAAFLTNFTEVVVVGQEEVGSE
- a CDS encoding acyltransferase, which encodes MARKTERYRVEGANSLWHIYDTVSFWKVMKCFIIIQIGRFTPFLRVKNWLYRTFLKMTIGEQTSLALMVMPDTMFPERIFIGKNTVIGFNTTILAHEYLIEEYRLGDVHIGNEVMIGANTTILPGVTIGDGAIVSAATLVHKDVPAGCLAGGNPMRIIYTAEQMAERKRHEVVEWCTPKK
- the ppaX gene encoding pyrophosphatase PpaX, with translation MAVKALLFDFDGTLLNTNDLIIQTFMHVLNERFPGQYSPKDCLKFIGPSLKQTFSDIAPGEEDALMAKYRAWNIEHHDELVTQYPNVVSTLEQLKELGIRLAIVSTKRNDMIDRGLSVLGAAQLFDVRIGTDDVKNVKPDPEPVLLALERLGVDKEDAIMIGDNSHDIEAGHHAGVRAAGVAWAAKGEAYLQQFKPDYMLQHMTDLLDIVKEG
- the lgt gene encoding prolipoprotein diacylglyceryl transferase, with translation MDLLLLDINPVAFHLGPIAVRWYGLLIVSGIILAYIVGQREAVKRGLPEDFLADLLLWAVPISIICARIYYVSMRWDYYSENPGKIIEIWNGGIAIHGALIGAFVTAYIFTRIKNVSFLRVADIAAPSILIGQIIGRWGNFMNQEAYGGPVSKEFLENLMLPDWIINQMYIEELGTYVHPTFLYESVWNVIGLIILLVLRKVNLHRGEIFFGYLIWYSIGRFYIEGLRTDSLYLVGDLRSAQVVSVVGIVVGLGAIIYRRIKVKPVVKYLDDK